In uncultured Bacteroides sp., the following proteins share a genomic window:
- a CDS encoding glycogen/starch synthase, protein MVSTLLNPDYIFETSWEVCNKVGGIYTVLSTRAKTLQDSHKDKVIFIGPDFWIGKDNPLFIELDYLYKPWKMHAEANDKLSVRIGRWNIIGEPIVILVDFNSFFSMKDEIYTEAWNHYQVDSLHAYGDYDEASMFAYASGKVVESFYKYNLTCKDRVVFQAHEWMTGLGALYLQKAVPEIATIFTTHATSIGRSISGNLKPLYDYLSAYNGDQMAHELNMESKHSIEKQTAHHVDCFTTVSDITNKECKELLDKEADIVLKNGFEDDFVPKSKSYSAKREKARAKMLNVANKLLGTKLTDDTLLICTSGRYEFKNKGIDVFLESLNQLNHDTNLKKDVVAFINVPAGILVPRKDLLDRLYNGNGNGNSTEPLEVPFITHWLDYMSDDKILNMINNLGMKNSKEDKVKIIFVPCYLDGNDGIFDISYYDFLLGYDLSVYPSYYEPWGYTPLESVAFHIPTVTTDLTGFGLWVKSIRTQHGINDGVEVIHRSDDNYFEVADAIKESILSFSAKSLEEIEHMRNRAATLAEHALWKHFINYYYKAYDIALRNAKERQLK, encoded by the coding sequence ATGGTAAGTACACTTTTAAATCCTGATTATATATTTGAAACTAGTTGGGAAGTCTGCAATAAAGTAGGTGGTATATATACTGTATTGTCTACCAGAGCGAAGACTCTTCAAGATAGTCATAAAGATAAGGTTATATTCATCGGCCCTGATTTTTGGATTGGTAAAGATAACCCTTTATTTATTGAATTGGATTATCTCTATAAGCCATGGAAAATGCATGCGGAAGCAAATGATAAGCTTTCTGTACGTATTGGTAGATGGAACATTATAGGAGAACCAATTGTAATACTCGTTGATTTTAATTCATTTTTCTCAATGAAAGATGAAATATATACGGAAGCATGGAATCATTACCAAGTTGATTCATTACATGCTTATGGAGACTATGATGAAGCATCTATGTTTGCCTATGCATCCGGAAAAGTTGTAGAAAGTTTCTATAAGTATAATTTGACTTGCAAGGATAGAGTCGTTTTTCAGGCACACGAATGGATGACTGGCCTTGGTGCCTTATATCTCCAGAAGGCTGTTCCTGAGATTGCTACTATATTTACAACCCATGCAACTTCTATTGGGCGTTCCATTTCGGGCAATTTGAAACCATTATATGATTATTTATCTGCATACAATGGAGATCAGATGGCTCACGAACTTAATATGGAATCTAAACATTCTATTGAGAAACAAACGGCTCATCATGTTGATTGCTTTACTACTGTTAGTGATATTACTAATAAGGAATGTAAGGAATTGCTTGATAAAGAGGCTGATATTGTTTTAAAGAACGGATTTGAAGATGACTTTGTACCTAAGAGTAAGAGCTATTCTGCTAAGCGTGAGAAAGCTCGTGCCAAGATGCTTAATGTTGCAAATAAGCTGTTGGGTACTAAATTGACTGATGATACATTACTAATCTGCACGAGTGGCAGATATGAATTTAAAAATAAAGGTATCGATGTTTTTCTTGAATCCTTGAATCAGTTGAATCATGATACCAATCTGAAGAAAGATGTTGTAGCTTTTATAAATGTTCCCGCAGGTATACTGGTTCCACGTAAAGATTTGCTTGATCGATTATATAATGGTAATGGCAATGGTAATAGTACAGAGCCTTTAGAAGTTCCTTTTATTACTCATTGGCTGGATTATATGTCAGATGATAAGATTCTTAATATGATTAATAATCTGGGCATGAAGAATAGTAAGGAAGATAAGGTTAAGATAATCTTTGTTCCCTGTTATTTAGATGGGAATGATGGTATATTTGATATCAGTTACTATGATTTTCTTTTAGGATATGATTTAAGTGTATATCCATCATATTATGAACCATGGGGATATACTCCATTAGAAAGTGTTGCTTTCCATATTCCTACAGTAACTACAGATTTAACAGGTTTCGGTCTTTGGGTTAAGAGTATTAGAACTCAGCACGGAATTAATGATGGAGTAGAGGTTATTCATCGTTCAGATGATAACTATTTTGAAGTGGCAGATGCAATTAAAGAATCAATATTATCTTTCTCTGCTAAATCGTTGGAAGAAATAGAACATATGCGTAATCGTGCAGCTACATTGGCAGAACATGCGCTATGGAAACATTTTATAAATTATTATTATAAGGCGTATGACATTGCTTTACGCAATGCAAAAGAACGTCAGTTAAAGTAG